TTGAGATTTAAACCCAATCCCTTCCGGCCTTTTTGATATAAGATCATAGACGATTGATAAGTGGGTATTAAAATATTACAGGTGTTTTTAGCAAATTCCAAGATGGTGATGGTAAATTTAAGGAACAAGTGATGGGCGATGTGAAGAGAATGGTAAGCTTATATGAAGCGAGCCATTTCAGAACGAATGGAGAAGTTATTCTAGATGAAGCCCTTGATTTTACAACCAATTGCACTTAAGGTCACTGGCAAACCAATCATCAACAAGTCCTCATCTCAGAGAAAACATTGAAAATGCCTTGTTTCGGCCATATCACCATAGCATGCAAAGACTTGAAGCAAAGCTCTACATCTCTTTCTACGAAAAAGATGAATCCAGGAATGATATATTACTCAACTTTGCAAAATATGACTTCAATAGGGTACAGTTGCTGCTTCAACAGGAGCTAACGGTCCTCTCCAGGTGACGACCAATTGGACTATCCATAATCTTCCAATTTCTAAAGTAAAAAAGATATTATGCACTTAATCACATTTGAATTCATgttttctaaattatatatatatatttgacatgCACGATAGTTAGTGAGTTAAGATTGATGAAAAATTAGCGTTATATGCTTTGAAGGACAATTCACGTCTTAATTAagtttttgaaattatatataatttatttgcaGGTGGTACAAAGAACAAGACCTGAAATCAAAGTTTCCTTATGCAAGGCATAGAGTGGTGGAAGCGTTCTTCTATGCGCTCGGTATATGTTTTGAACCACGTTATGCTGCTGGGCGCAACATACTCGTTAAACAAACATGTCTCATAGGTTTCATAGATGATGCCTACGAGGCCTACGGTTTATATGAAGAACTTCAGTGTTTCACAGATGCTATCCAAAGGTTTGCTTTATTAATTTCTTTGCTTTCTTTTTCTAGTGGAAAAGAtgttcatatgtatatatacacacacgTCAATTGATTGCATGGACGTAGATGGAGATTTTTAATTGCACTAATGAGATTAAAATACTGaatcaatatttaaaatataaaaacataaaaatttgaaTCACATGATAGTGTATTAATtgatgttttttttctttttaaataaaagtttctGTAAAACATTTGCCTTCATATTCAGATTTGATACTAGTTCCATGGAAAAGCTGCCTActgaaaaccaaaaaaaattatatgagaCACTTCTACATGTCATTGGTGAAGCAGAGTACCTGGTCCAAAAGGAAGAAAGATCTTATGTATCCCTTACAACAAAGATGAggtaatattaatttaaatatgttgaaatgagcaaaaactttgtttatttataatttaaataatagatTTGACCTCAACCCATCAACCGGGACAAAAGATCAACTATGAAGAACCAGCTCTAATGAAATGTCTAAGgtttccatttaaaaaaaaaagaaatttgacgTCAACCCGTACATAAATTTATGGGTGATTGATTAGTGGAAGAAATACGTGAAAGCGGAGCAAGTTGAGTGTCGGCGGAAGCATGAAAAAGATGTCCCAACATTTGACGAGTATATGGAAACCGGTGTGTATACGGCTGCAGCCCGTTTAGCTATGACTCAGATCTTAATAGGAATGGAAGAAGCCGACCAAAATGCATTCCATTGGATTTTAAACAGTAACAACTTCCTAAAAGCTTTCCAAATTTGCAGTCGACTGTACAATGACATCGTCACTAGCGAGGTAATGATACATCTCCAACATAttaatatgtatgtatttttagatttgaatttgaattaaaaaatatggaATATTATGGAAGGATGAGGAGAAGAGGGGATTCAAGACGGCATCCATGTGCTACATGAAGCAGTATAACGTCTCAAGAAAAGAAGCGATTGAAGCTTTCCGAGCCAAAATTGGGGATGCAAGGAAAGTCATCAACGAGGGTTGCATGAGGCCGACGATGGGCGTCCCCATGCAAGTGGTGAGGGCAACACTTAACTACCAACGCCTTCTGGATTTTGCATACAGAGACAATGATGGTTACACCAAGCCCAACATTTCTTTCCAACAACTAATCGCCAAAGTGCTTATTCAACCAATTCCCCTTGATTAACAAATAAAGTATTGCaaacaataacaaataaataacGTACGGCATGTTCTATTTTATGCATTAATAATTTATGGACTTGGTCCTGTTCACAGTtagaagaaaattataaaatgagaGAATAAGATGTACGTATCTACAtggttttatttataaataaaattataacttgTGTTTTATGcatatatacacacatgtgtgaatatatatgaatgatatatggaTATAGAGTTCAtactttaacaaaatttaaattttagatttattttatgtacttaaaaaattagaaattaagtcttCTATCTGTTTGATTTAGAAATCTCAATccaataattaaaagtataagtaTTTTCTGTCGAAATTTGTCCATTTAGCATGTAGATTAAGTTGCCCTAATGTGACATGTCATGATTGGTGGAAAATAAATATGTtcagttaataaattttaatggaAACTACTACGGCGATAATGATTGGACTATGATTATAGAATTGAAAAAGTAAgagcttgaatttttttttttacttttaaagaatagggactaaatttcaaattctaTAGAAAGATAGGGACTAATAGCGGATTTTAACCTTTTTGTTAATAAGCTCCACCGGGGtcgaatgaacaaaaaaaaaaaagcgagCAGCATTTACGGACAATTTTGATGCCTAAAAGACATTTGTCACTCGTCGATCAAAGCATATTCACAATTGAGCATCAAACATAACAAAGCAGAGagcaaggactaaatttaaaatcaaaccaTACCTCCATAAGAAAACAAGTAGTAAGCTCTGTGAAACACAGCCGCTGATAATTTTGCGATTGAAGGTGAGGTGATAATGGATGAGTTTGGATGGAGATGGAAGCATGATCCCATTTACTTCCCTTTTCTGTCTATGGTAACATTCCTGTTTTTTCAGATATTCTGCTTTGAGAGTTAGGGTTGCTTTGTGTTGTGACTTTACCAGTgaattttgtttcttcc
The sequence above is drawn from the Gossypium hirsutum isolate 1008001.06 chromosome A05, Gossypium_hirsutum_v2.1, whole genome shotgun sequence genome and encodes:
- the LOC121229286 gene encoding alpha-copaene synthase-like, coding for METGVYTAAARLAMTQILIGMEEADQNAFHWILNSNNFLKAFQICSRLYNDIVTSEDEEKRGFKTASMCYMKQYNVSRKEAIEAFRAKIGDARKVINEGCMRPTMGVPMQVVRATLNYQRLLDFAYRDNDGYTKPNISFQQLIAKVLIQPIPLD